In one window of Henckelia pumila isolate YLH828 chromosome 1, ASM3356847v2, whole genome shotgun sequence DNA:
- the LOC140867624 gene encoding uncharacterized protein, which produces MRTAQSRQKSYADARRRDLEFAVGDHVFLKVSPMKGVARFGRRGKLNPRYIGPFEILERVGTLAYRLALPPGLAAVHNVFHVSMLRRYVSNPSHVLDFEPLQLPPDLVYEERPVRILAREERRLRTRVIPMVRVQWLNHSEEEATWETEEDMRTRYPELFGWAAGPRLEGSLEVPWVESEGCMGFRGRSFEDEGFSRSCSGLRDSAEGPGCRASFSLHSRRFGLILGLLERSRCGLGPWGGSPAGGWPEHGGRRRSLQLLVAAAVQGRG; this is translated from the exons atgaggacagcgcagagtcggcagaagagttatgcagatgccagacgtcgcgatttggagtttgcagtaggtgatcacgtattcttgaaggtgtcacctatgaagggagtagcgcgttttgggcggagaggcaagctgaatccgaggtatatagggccattcgagatcttggagcgagttggcacgttggcctatcgtttagctctacctccagggctagcggcagtgcacaacgttttccatgtatccatgcttcggagatatgtctccaacccgtcgcatgtgttggatttcgagcccttgcagttgccaccagatcttgtttacgaggagagaccagtgcggatcttggctagagaggagcggaggcttaggacgcgggtcataccgatggtcagagtccagtggctgaatcactcggaggaggaagctacttgggagaccgaggaggatatgaggactcgctacccggagttgttcgg GTGGGCTGCTGGTCCACGGTTAGAGGGGTCCCTTGAGGTCCCTTGGGTCGAGTCAG AAGGTTGCATGGGCTTTCGTGGTCGGAGCTTCGAGGACGAAGGGTTTTCCCGCAGCTGCTCGGGTCTGCGCGACAGTGCAGAAGGGCCGGGTTGCagggcttcgttctcactccatagtcgacGGTTTGGGCTGATTCTTGGCTTGTTAGAAAGGTCTAGATGTGGGCTAGGTCCTTGGGGTGGTtctccggccggtgggtggccggagcatggCGGCCGCCGGCGTTCTTTGCAACTGCTCGTGGCCGCAGCAGTGCAGGGAAGAGGGTGA
- the LOC140867601 gene encoding uncharacterized protein: MANKHPCHLDRRSKKGCGGGVSRRQKFARRSKGGQIGIVIKKRVEIVNLSSGESKTPPSVLSKNTLGLDSVGYGSVDEYQLLSEISHGSYGVVYKAMEKKTGQVVAIKEEFDGFCESTSREIDILKSVTRHPSFVGFKRVVVDQYDGVYVVMEYMENDLGRAMKNTTPPFDGTTRAQALIKQLLEGVRFLHENRIMHRDLKPSNILLNHKGEAKICDFGLSRRYERERAFGSYSPHVVTLWYRAPELLLGAKTYSCAVDMWAVGCIMAEVLLLGEVIFRGNSEMDQIKKVYEILGTPDDIRLPGFSSLPGSMFKFEEQVQPLNLLSRKFGPILSQMRFATASKLLPPVQFPSRLLAELKVLEAKVSPGGTAFITVSIGVQLRRLLNASIAIY; this comes from the exons atggCAAACAAACATCCTTGTCATTTGGATCGTCGATCCAAGAAGGGCTGCGGCGGAGGCGTTTCTCGGAGGCAGAAATTTGCTAGAAGAAGCAAGGGAGGACAGATTGGGATCGTGATCAAGAAAAGGGTAGAAATTGTTAATCTGAGTTCTGGAGAATCGAAAACACCCCCAAGCGTTTTGTCGAAGAACACATTAGGCTTAGATTCAGTCGGATACGGAAGCGTGGATGAATACCAACTCTTGTCCGAAATCAGCCACGGCTCGTACGGAGTGGTTTACAAAGCCATGGAGAAGAAGACCGGCCAAGTGGTGGCCATCAAGGAAGAATTTGACGGCTTCTGCGAATCCACTTCCAGAGAAATAGACATACTCAAATCAGTCACCCGCCACCCATCGTTCGTGGGATTCAAGCGAGTCGTCGTGGACCAGTACGACGGCGTTTACGTGGTCATGGAGTATATGGAGAACGACCTCGGAAGGGCAATGAAAAATACAACTCCTCCTTTCGACGGGACTACTCGAGCACAAGCTCTCATCAAACAGTTGTTGGAGGGTGTCCGCTTCCTCCACGAAAACAGGATAATGCACAGGGACTTGAAGCCTTCCAACATCCTTCTCAACCACAAGGGAGAAGCCAAGATCTGCGATTTCGGGTTGTCGCGGCGATACGAAAGAGAAAGAGCATTCGGCTCCTACTCTCCTCATGTGGTGACTTTATGGTACAGGGCACCCGAGCTGCTTCTCGGGGCGAAGACATATTCGTGCGCCGTGGATATGTGGGCAGTGGGTTGCATCATGGCTGAAGTGCTGTTGCTTGGAGAAGTGATTTTCAGAGGGAATTCGGAGATGGATCAGATTAAGAAGGTGTACGAGATACTTGGGACCCCGGATGATATCAGGTTGCCGGGATTTTCGAGCCTTCCCGGGAGCATGTTCAAGTTTGAAGAACAAGTACAGCCATTGAATCTACTGAGCAGGAAGTTCGGGCCGATTCTTTCGCAA ATGCGGTTTGCCACCGCTTCTAAACTTTTACCTCCGGTTCAATTCCCGTCTCGCTTGTTGGCGGAGCTAAAGGTTTTAGAAGCAAAAGTCTCTCCCGGTGGTACAGCTTTTATAACCGTTTCTATTGGTGTTCAATTGAGGCGGCTGCTAAACGCATCTATTGCCATCTATTAG
- the LOC140867612 gene encoding uncharacterized protein: MVVTQAQSEEQQMGEKNRKEDARTEKSSKADKKDALAQMSNYARFLKDLLKNKKKLDDITQVTMKEECLAVLNKKLPPKVQDPGSFSIHCHIGSLSFGNVLCDLGSSINLMSYSIARKVGVENIEPADISLKFADGSIKYPRGIIENILVKIDNLIYPVDFVILDMVEDLEVPLILGRPFLAASRALIDVERGELVLRLNDEQKV; this comes from the exons ATGGTTGTGACTCAAGCACAGTCTGAGGAGCAGCAGATGGGCGAAAAGAATAGGAAGGAGGATGCGCGGACTGAAAAATCCTCCAAGgcagataagaaag atgctttagctcaAATGTCAAATTATGCAAGATTTTTGAAGGACTTGctgaaaaacaagaagaaattggaTGATATTACGCAAGTCACGATGAAGGAGGAGTGCTTGGCGGTGTTGAACAAAAAGCTTCCACCTAAAGtgcaagatccagggagtttttctatacacTGTCATATTGGAAGTCTGTCTTTTGGTAATGTGTTATGTGATCTAGGGTCgagcataaatttaatgtcatattctattgctcgaaaaGTAGGTGTAGAGAATATTGAACCTGCTGATATATCtctcaaatttgctgatggttctattaaatatccgagagggatTATAGAGAATATCCTAGTCAAGattgataatttaatttatcctgTAGACTTTGTTATCCTTGACATGGTAGAGGATTTAGAGGTTCCCCTGATTTTAGGacgtccttttcttgctgctagtagggcGTTGATTGATGTTGAGAGAGGAGAGTTGGTGTTGAGACTGAACGATGAACAA AAAGTGTAg